TGCACGTGGTACTTCAGCTTCTGGCTGCGCTCGTTGGCGCCGTACCGGTCGCGCATGGCGACGGCCCAGATGCGGCGGGCCACGCGTCCGAGCACGTTGTACTCGGGGTCCATGCCGTTGGAGAAGAAGAACGACAGGTTGGGCGCGAAGTCGTCGATGTCCATGCCGCGCGCCAGGTAGGACTCGACGTAGGTGAAGCCGTTGGCGAGGGTGAACGCGAGCTGGCTGATGGGGTTCGCCCCGGCCTCGGCGATGTGGTAGCCGGAGATGGACACCGAGTAGAAGTTGCGGACCTTGTTGGCGATGAACCACTCCTGGATGTCGCCCATCATCCGCAGCGAGAACTCGGTGGAGAAGATGCAGGTGTTCTGCCCCTGGTCCTCCTTGAGGATGTCTGCCTGCACCGTGCCGCGCACGGTCGACAGCACGCGCGCGCGGATCTGCGCGGCCTCCTCTTCGGACGGCTCCCGCCCGTTCTCCTCGTAGAAGGCGTCCAGCCCCTGGTCGAGGGCCGTGTTGAGGAAGAACGCCAGGATCGTGGGCGCGGGACCGTTGATGGTCATCGACACCGAGGTGGTCGGGGACGCCAGGTCGAACCCGTCGTACAGCGCCTTCATGTCGTCCAGCGTGGCGATCGACACCCCGGACGTGCCGACCTTGCCGTACACGTCGGGGCGCTCGTCGGGGTCGCGCCCGTACAGGGTGACCGAGTCGAACGCGGTGGACAGGCGCGTCGCGGGCTGGCCCTCCGACAGCAGCTTGAAGCGGCGGTTGGTGCGGAAGGGGTCGCCCTCGCCCGCGAACATGCGGGCGGGGTCCTCGTTGTCGCGCTTGAAGGGGAACACCCCGGCGGTGAACGGGAACCGGCCGGGCAGGTTCTCGTTGCGGAGGAACCGCAGCAGCTCGCCGTGGTCGGTGTAGCGCGGCAGGGCGACGCGGGGGATCCGGCTGCCCGACAGCGACTCGCGCGTGAGGGTGGTGCGCAGCTCCCGGTCGCGGATCCTCACGACCTGCTCGTCGCCGGAGTAGGACTCCACGACGGCGGGCCATCCCGCGACCAGCTCCGCGTTCCCGGGCTCCACCTCCCGGCGCGCCTTCTCCAGCAGGCTCTCCACCTCGGAGGCGTCGGTCAGCTCGGCGCGCACCTCGTCCAGCCGCTGGACGCGCCGCACCGCCTCCATCTGCCGGACCGTGTCGGCGTGGTAGCCCCGGACGGTCTCGGCGATGTCGGACAGGTACCGCACCCGGTTCGGCGGGATGACGATCGCGGCGCCGGTGGACACCTTGGTCTCGACCTCGGGGAGGGCGCCGTCCTCCAGGCGCAGGCCGTGCTCGCCCAGCAGCCCGCCGAGGTGCTGGTAGAGGGCCGTGACGCCGTCGTCGTTGAACGTGGCGGCGCTCGTGCCGAACACCGGCATGTCCTCGGGCCGCTGCCCGAACGCCTCCCGGTTGCGCACCAGCTGGCGGCCCACGTCGCGCAGCGCGTCGGCGGCGCCGCGCCGCTCGAACTTGTTGATCGCGACCACGTCCGCGAAGTCGAGCATGTCGATCTTCTCGAGCTGGGACGCGGCGCCGAACTCCGGCGTCATCACGTACAGCGACACGTCGACCAGCGGGACGATCGCGGCGTCGCCCTGCCCGATGCCGGGCGTCTCCAGGACCACCAGGTCGTACCCGGCGGCCTTGCAGGCGGTGATGATGTCCTCGACGTTCTCCGGCAGCTCCCGCGCGCCCCGGGTCGCCAGCGAGCGGAAGAACACGCGGTCGCCGTCCAGGGAGTTCATCCTGATCCGGTCGCCGAGCAGCGCGCCGCCGCCGCGCCGCCGCGTCGGGTCCACGGCCAGCACGGCGACGCGCAGCCGGTCGCCCTGGTCGACGCGCAGGCGCCGCACCAGCTCGTCGGTCAGCGACGACTTCCCGGACCCGCCCGTCCCGGTGATGCCCAGCACGGGGACCCGCCGCCCGGCCGCCGCCTCGGCGAGCCGCGCGCGGGCGTCCCCGGGCAGGCCGCCGGCCTGAAGGCAGGTGATGGCCCGGGCGAGGGCGCGCCGCTCCCCCGCCACCACGGCGTCGGCCGGCACGGGCTCGGCGGCCAGGTCGACGTCGCACTCGCGGACCAGTTCGTTGATCATGCCGGGCAGGCCGAGCCGCTGCCCGTCCTCCGGGGAGAAGATCCGCACGCCGGCGTCCGACAGCCGCGCGATCTCCTCGTGCACGATGACGCCGCCGCCCCCGCCGAACACCTTCACGTGCTCGGCGCCGGCCTCCTTCAGGCTGCGCGACAGGTACTCGAAGTACTCGACGTGGCCGCCCTGGTAGGAGCTGATCGCCACGCCCTGCGCGTCCTCCTCCAGGACCGCGTCGACGACCTCCCGGACGGAGCGGTCGTGCCCGAGGTGGACCACCTCGGCGCCCTGTGACTGCAGGATGCGCCGCATGATGTTGATGGCCGCGTCGTGGCCGTCGAACAGCGCCGCCGCCGTCACGAACCGCACCGGGTGCACCGGCGCGTGCAGCTCCCCCGTCACCGTCTCCACCTCAACCCTTGGACATCCAATATTTGGAAGTTAAAATAGTTTCCGTGCGCGACGCAGTCAAGACCGAATACGGTGGCCCGGTGTCCGACATGCCCGATCCCATCGCCGAGGCCCACCGCCAGTGGAGCGGCCGCTGGCCCGAGCACGCCGACCGCATGGCGGCCGTCACCTCGGTGATGCGGGCCCAGCAGATCCTGCTCAGCCGGATCGAGGCCGTCCTCAAGCCGTTCGGGCTGACGTTCGCCGCCTACGAGGCCCTGCGCCTGCTCGCCTTCGCCCGCACCGGGACCCTGCCCATGGGCAAGATGGGCGCCCGCCTCATGGTGCACCCGGCGTCCGTGACCAACGTGATCGGCCGCCTGGAGCAGCGGGGCCTGGTCGGCCGCCGCCCCTCCCCCGACGACCGCCGCGTCGTCCTCGCCACCATCACCCCCGCGGGCCGCGACCTGGCCGAGGAGGCCACGCTCGCCCTCAACGAGTCCGGCTTCGGCATCGCCGGCCTCCCCGCCGCCGAGGCCGCCGACATCACCACCGCGCTGCGCCGCGTCCGCCTGGCGACCGGCGACCTGGACTGACCGCCCCCGCCGGGGGCTGCACCTTGGTGAGATGGCGAGCGAGACGGTCTTCACCTATGGGGGTATGGCCACCCCACGGCCACCCACCGCCTGGACGTGCTGATCCATCCCATATGCTGCGAATCACATCCGTTGTGTCGCAAGGAGGCGTGATGGCGGATTCGCCGACGATGACGTACGGCGGCTATCTGAGGCTCGACGACCTGCTGTCGTGCCAGGAGCCGAAGACCCGGGCGCACGACGAGCTGCTCTTCGTGATCATCCATCAGGTCTACGAGCTGTGGTTCAAGCAGATCCTGCACGAGGCCGCGCTGCTGCAGCGCCGGCTGGAGGAGGGCAACAGCGCCGGGTCGCTGCACACCGCCCGCCGCATCGCCAAGATCCTCAAGACCGTCGTCGGGCAGCTGGACGTCCTGGAGACGATGACGCCCCGGCAGTTCGCCTCGTTCCGCGACGCGCTCGGCAACTCCAGCGGCTTCCAGAGCGAGCAGTTCCGCGAGATCGAGGCCGTCCTCGGGCGGCGCTCCTTCCCGGCCTCCGACCTGCGCGGCGACGAGCGGCTCCAGGCGGCGGTGTCCCGCCCGTCGGTGTTCGACTCGCTGCTGCGCTACCTCGCCGGGCGCGGCCACCCGGTCCCGCGCGAGGCCCTGGAGCGCGACC
The sequence above is a segment of the Actinomadura coerulea genome. Coding sequences within it:
- the icmF gene encoding fused isobutyryl-CoA mutase/GTPase IcmF — encoded protein: METVTGELHAPVHPVRFVTAAALFDGHDAAINIMRRILQSQGAEVVHLGHDRSVREVVDAVLEEDAQGVAISSYQGGHVEYFEYLSRSLKEAGAEHVKVFGGGGGVIVHEEIARLSDAGVRIFSPEDGQRLGLPGMINELVRECDVDLAAEPVPADAVVAGERRALARAITCLQAGGLPGDARARLAEAAAGRRVPVLGITGTGGSGKSSLTDELVRRLRVDQGDRLRVAVLAVDPTRRRGGGALLGDRIRMNSLDGDRVFFRSLATRGARELPENVEDIITACKAAGYDLVVLETPGIGQGDAAIVPLVDVSLYVMTPEFGAASQLEKIDMLDFADVVAINKFERRGAADALRDVGRQLVRNREAFGQRPEDMPVFGTSAATFNDDGVTALYQHLGGLLGEHGLRLEDGALPEVETKVSTGAAIVIPPNRVRYLSDIAETVRGYHADTVRQMEAVRRVQRLDEVRAELTDASEVESLLEKARREVEPGNAELVAGWPAVVESYSGDEQVVRIRDRELRTTLTRESLSGSRIPRVALPRYTDHGELLRFLRNENLPGRFPFTAGVFPFKRDNEDPARMFAGEGDPFRTNRRFKLLSEGQPATRLSTAFDSVTLYGRDPDERPDVYGKVGTSGVSIATLDDMKALYDGFDLASPTTSVSMTINGPAPTILAFFLNTALDQGLDAFYEENGREPSEEEAAQIRARVLSTVRGTVQADILKEDQGQNTCIFSTEFSLRMMGDIQEWFIANKVRNFYSVSISGYHIAEAGANPISQLAFTLANGFTYVESYLARGMDIDDFAPNLSFFFSNGMDPEYNVLGRVARRIWAVAMRDRYGANERSQKLKYHVQTSGRSLHAQEMHFNDIRTTLQALIAIYDNCNSLHTNAYDEAVTTPTAESVRRALAIQLIINREWGLAMNENPLQGSFVIDELTDLVEEAVLAEFDRISERGGVLGAMETGYQRGRIQDESMLYEQRKHDGSLPIIGVNTFRGPEAGDGTPKTIELARATEEEKRSQLDRVHAYQGAHRDEARAALAALKDAARSGGNVFAVLMDAARVCSLQQITDAFFEVGGQYRRNV
- a CDS encoding MarR family winged helix-turn-helix transcriptional regulator → MPDPIAEAHRQWSGRWPEHADRMAAVTSVMRAQQILLSRIEAVLKPFGLTFAAYEALRLLAFARTGTLPMGKMGARLMVHPASVTNVIGRLEQRGLVGRRPSPDDRRVVLATITPAGRDLAEEATLALNESGFGIAGLPAAEAADITTALRRVRLATGDLD
- a CDS encoding tryptophan 2,3-dioxygenase, whose protein sequence is MADSPTMTYGGYLRLDDLLSCQEPKTRAHDELLFVIIHQVYELWFKQILHEAALLQRRLEEGNSAGSLHTARRIAKILKTVVGQLDVLETMTPRQFASFRDALGNSSGFQSEQFREIEAVLGRRSFPASDLRGDERLQAAVSRPSVFDSLLRYLAGRGHPVPREALERDLSRPWEPDPGVQKVLLAVYADESGPAAEVCEALVDVDEGVQEWRYRHLKMVERTIGAKIGTGGSAGADYLRSTLFAPAFPDLWEVRSQTEEVPVHGG